One part of the Microlunatus elymi genome encodes these proteins:
- a CDS encoding LiaF domain-containing protein, which yields MVDARADGLVAREGVRPQLAVLSETKARPTGIVEGKMSAVSVLGNVQLDLSHASIGTAGVVVSARAFLGAVNITVPADARVSMTGLPLIGSLSPTREPGPVDGPSVVVKAFAGMGSVTIHRAEPRDH from the coding sequence GTGGTGGACGCGCGCGCTGACGGCCTCGTCGCGCGCGAGGGGGTGCGGCCCCAGCTGGCGGTGCTGTCGGAGACCAAGGCTCGCCCGACGGGGATCGTCGAGGGCAAGATGTCGGCGGTGAGTGTGCTCGGCAACGTCCAGCTCGACCTCAGCCATGCGAGCATCGGCACCGCCGGCGTAGTCGTCTCCGCCCGAGCATTCCTGGGCGCAGTGAACATCACCGTTCCGGCCGATGCGCGGGTGAGCATGACGGGACTGCCGTTGATCGGCAGCCTGAGCCCGACTCGCGAGCCGGGCCCGGTCGACGGCCCGAGCGTGGTAGTCAAGGCGTTCGCCGGCATGGGTTCGGTGACCATCCACCGCGCCGAGCCGCGAGACCACTGA
- a CDS encoding aminoglycoside phosphotransferase/kinase family protein, whose amino-acid sequence MSDVAAAVMTEAFDLGDAVGPAKLIRRRGQVDAWRVPTASGEVLIKRFWADDELPWQDQLEPAMRLEQRAVDAGIDTPAPIDPVRPVFGSVARIDGHGLFRAFPYLEHRALADDDDVADWIGTTLALTHGLQPLDDRPDPNWWYCQFPPVAEEQWLDWLDQGEAMTAPWAPALRTHLDLVLEQARQVVVTFEATPPYALSHRDVEPWNVLMAGDRPTLIDWDTSGPESIPLEAAYVFIAFARRGRAAPDPQLVRRSQAAYAAAGGEPLEAQQGLLDRMIGTRLARIAEALTRWGETPDDGQKIRDRIEQFPAVVGNARVWERLLE is encoded by the coding sequence ATGAGTGACGTTGCTGCGGCGGTGATGACCGAGGCATTTGATCTTGGCGACGCGGTCGGACCGGCGAAGCTGATCAGGCGACGTGGTCAGGTCGACGCCTGGCGTGTCCCGACCGCGTCCGGGGAGGTGTTGATCAAGCGCTTCTGGGCTGATGACGAGCTGCCCTGGCAAGATCAACTGGAACCGGCGATGCGGCTCGAACAGCGGGCCGTTGACGCGGGGATCGACACACCAGCACCGATCGATCCGGTCCGCCCCGTGTTCGGGTCGGTCGCTCGGATCGACGGGCACGGCCTGTTCCGTGCGTTTCCTTACCTCGAGCATCGCGCCCTTGCCGATGATGACGACGTCGCGGACTGGATCGGGACGACCCTCGCACTCACCCATGGCCTGCAACCCCTCGATGATCGCCCCGACCCGAACTGGTGGTATTGCCAATTTCCTCCGGTCGCCGAGGAGCAGTGGCTGGATTGGCTCGATCAAGGGGAGGCGATGACGGCGCCGTGGGCGCCGGCGTTGCGCACGCACCTCGACCTCGTACTCGAGCAGGCTCGACAGGTCGTCGTGACATTCGAGGCGACGCCGCCTTATGCGCTCAGTCATCGCGACGTCGAGCCGTGGAATGTTCTGATGGCAGGCGACCGGCCGACCCTGATCGACTGGGACACGTCCGGGCCCGAGAGCATCCCGCTGGAGGCGGCGTACGTGTTCATCGCTTTCGCGCGAAGGGGCCGCGCGGCTCCCGATCCGCAACTGGTACGTCGTTCACAGGCGGCTTATGCGGCCGCCGGCGGCGAGCCGTTGGAGGCACAACAAGGTCTGTTGGATCGAATGATCGGGACCCGGCTGGCGAGGATCGCCGAGGCGTTGACCCGCTGGGGCGAGACGCCGGACGACGGACAGAAGATCCGCGACAGAATCGAGCAATTCCCTGCCGTGGTGGGGAATGCGCGAGTCTGGGAGCGGCTTCTCGAGTAA
- a CDS encoding phosphotransferase, which yields MSRRALLAEERAAIAHLTWLGRVLDHDLDRWAVVGDRSWPNGFATLLEVHTEHRPVALKLYQSERHFVREKHALLHWAPKLQGRAPTLFAYDDDAQTLVMSWIDGPAGTAQSLDHHRQAGQLTRRLHDCQPATRWTNGRDSMIEQFDNLERTGNGSVPATIWRRIRSELADLPVTEDLTVGPIHNDNQPRNWIVCDDDALSMIDFGKAKVGVHVFDFEMLRTGEWVGRPDLERAFFEGYGRSLTEREERVLQLREPLKAASMIIWGQANDAPGLVHRGRRLLGLSG from the coding sequence GTGTCCCGCCGAGCGCTGCTTGCAGAGGAACGTGCTGCAATCGCGCACCTGACCTGGCTGGGGCGCGTCCTTGACCATGATCTTGATCGATGGGCCGTCGTCGGTGATCGCAGCTGGCCGAACGGGTTTGCCACGCTGCTGGAGGTGCACACCGAACATCGTCCGGTTGCGTTGAAGCTCTATCAGTCGGAGCGACACTTCGTACGCGAGAAGCACGCGTTGCTGCACTGGGCGCCGAAGCTGCAGGGGCGTGCCCCGACCCTCTTTGCGTACGACGATGATGCTCAGACTCTCGTGATGTCGTGGATCGACGGACCGGCAGGCACAGCGCAGTCGCTCGACCACCATCGCCAGGCGGGTCAGCTGACCCGACGCCTGCATGACTGCCAGCCGGCGACCCGCTGGACTAACGGCCGGGACTCGATGATCGAACAGTTCGACAACTTGGAACGCACCGGCAACGGCAGCGTGCCGGCGACGATCTGGCGGCGGATCCGGTCTGAACTGGCCGACCTTCCCGTCACCGAAGACCTGACCGTAGGCCCGATCCACAACGACAATCAGCCCAGGAACTGGATCGTCTGCGATGACGATGCGTTGTCCATGATCGATTTCGGCAAGGCGAAGGTCGGCGTCCACGTCTTCGATTTCGAGATGCTCCGCACCGGTGAGTGGGTCGGCCGCCCGGATCTCGAGCGGGCGTTCTTCGAGGGCTACGGCCGCAGCCTGACAGAGCGGGAGGAACGGGTCCTGCAGCTGCGAGAACCGCTGAAGGCCGCGAGCATGATCATCTGGGGCCAGGCGAACGACGCACCGGGTCTCGTCCACCGGGGTCGTCGGCTGCTGGGGCTCAGTGGCTGA
- a CDS encoding universal stress protein, translating into MATTASAAHIIVGVDGSEHSLAALLEAERLAKALDAHLEIITCWIVPVGWVNAGWIDNTGPRHEAQQIQDAAITKVFGDLVPEHVTRTLAEGPPHEALIEAGARADMVVVGSRGHGGFVGMLIGSVSRAVSTHASCPVLVVH; encoded by the coding sequence ATGGCCACGACGGCATCGGCCGCGCACATCATCGTCGGAGTCGACGGATCGGAACACTCCTTGGCCGCGTTGCTCGAGGCCGAGCGGCTGGCCAAGGCGCTGGACGCTCACCTGGAGATCATCACGTGTTGGATCGTTCCCGTCGGCTGGGTAAACGCCGGCTGGATCGACAACACCGGGCCGCGGCACGAAGCTCAGCAGATCCAGGACGCCGCGATCACCAAGGTGTTCGGTGATCTGGTGCCGGAGCACGTGACCCGGACACTGGCGGAGGGACCACCGCACGAGGCACTGATCGAGGCCGGCGCGAGAGCGGACATGGTCGTGGTCGGCAGCCGGGGGCACGGTGGATTCGTCGGCATGCTGATCGGGTCGGTCAGCCGGGCCGTGTCCACCCACGCTTCGTGCCCGGTGTTGGTCGTCCATTGA
- a CDS encoding 5'-3' exonuclease — MTTQRLLLLDTASLYFRAFFGVPDSMRAPDGRPVNAVRGLLDFIARLTEDYRPTHLACCWDNDWRPAWRVELIPSYKAHRVAEPTGSGIGEMSHSDETEIEESPDALAVQVPMIIDVLGALGLAVVGKDGYEADDVIGTLARTSGIPTEVVTGDRDLFQLVDDQRQIRVLYIARGVGKHDRVDDAWIRNRFGVPAADYRDFATLKGDPSDGLPGVAGVGEKTAAQLITKYGTIEGILAAASEPKSVIAPGVRAKLAAAIDYLAVAPEVVGVVDNLDLGVRLDDLALPSAPADPDRFADLTADLGLGGSADRVLAALKAS; from the coding sequence GTGACGACGCAAAGACTGCTACTTCTGGACACCGCATCGTTGTACTTCCGCGCTTTCTTCGGCGTACCCGACAGCATGCGGGCGCCGGACGGGCGGCCGGTCAATGCCGTACGGGGGCTGCTGGACTTCATTGCCCGGCTCACCGAGGACTACCGGCCGACCCACCTGGCCTGCTGCTGGGACAACGACTGGCGTCCGGCCTGGCGGGTCGAACTGATCCCCAGTTACAAGGCCCACCGGGTGGCCGAGCCGACCGGTTCCGGGATCGGCGAGATGTCGCACTCGGACGAGACCGAGATCGAGGAATCCCCGGACGCGTTGGCCGTCCAGGTGCCGATGATCATCGACGTGCTCGGCGCGCTCGGCCTGGCGGTGGTCGGCAAGGACGGCTACGAGGCCGACGACGTGATCGGCACGCTTGCGCGCACCAGCGGCATCCCGACCGAGGTGGTCACCGGTGACCGCGACCTGTTCCAACTGGTCGACGACCAGCGGCAGATCCGGGTGCTCTACATCGCCCGCGGCGTCGGCAAGCACGACCGGGTGGACGACGCGTGGATCCGGAACCGGTTCGGCGTCCCGGCCGCCGACTACCGCGATTTCGCCACCCTGAAGGGTGACCCGTCCGACGGCCTGCCCGGGGTGGCCGGGGTGGGTGAGAAGACCGCGGCACAGTTGATCACCAAGTACGGCACCATCGAGGGCATTCTGGCTGCCGCCAGCGAACCGAAGTCGGTGATCGCGCCGGGCGTGCGGGCCAAGCTCGCCGCGGCCATCGACTACCTCGCGGTCGCGCCCGAGGTCGTCGGCGTCGTCGACAACCTGGACCTCGGCGTGAGGTTGGACGACCTCGCGCTCCCATCGGCCCCGGCCGATCCGGACCGCTTCGCCGACCTCACCGCCGACCTCGGGCTCGGCGGCAGCGCCGACCGGGTGCTGGCCGCCCTCAAGGCATCATGA
- a CDS encoding helix-turn-helix transcriptional regulator: protein MRVLQTLRDASGDLGVQELADRIGLHVNTVRFHLDRLVAEGLIVRRVEERTEPGRPRLTYRVVDHPAQETDGQRSYRLLAEILAGYVSGTPDPRTAAIEAGRSWGHYLTQGPAPYRQTGEATAMRELMRVLDDIGFRPELAHSGDQRQIRLRHCPFLEVATEHREVVCSVHLGLMQGALDELRAPLTTLQLEPFVEPSLCLASLAAAAQSNAPTPG, encoded by the coding sequence ATGCGAGTCCTGCAGACCCTGCGCGACGCCTCCGGCGATCTGGGCGTGCAGGAACTGGCCGACAGGATCGGGCTGCACGTCAACACGGTTCGGTTTCATCTTGATCGTCTCGTCGCCGAAGGGCTGATCGTCCGCCGCGTCGAAGAGCGTACGGAGCCGGGCCGGCCGCGCCTGACCTACCGGGTTGTCGATCACCCCGCGCAGGAGACCGACGGTCAGCGCAGTTATCGCCTGCTGGCCGAGATTCTGGCGGGCTACGTCTCCGGGACGCCGGATCCGAGGACGGCCGCGATCGAGGCCGGACGAAGTTGGGGACACTACCTGACCCAGGGCCCGGCACCGTACCGGCAGACCGGGGAGGCGACCGCGATGCGGGAGCTGATGCGAGTGCTGGACGACATCGGCTTCCGGCCCGAGTTGGCCCACTCGGGGGATCAACGCCAGATCCGGCTGCGGCACTGCCCCTTCCTCGAGGTGGCCACCGAACACCGCGAGGTGGTCTGTTCGGTGCATCTGGGCCTGATGCAGGGCGCCCTGGACGAGTTGCGAGCGCCGCTGACCACGCTGCAGCTGGAGCCGTTCGTCGAACCGTCACTGTGTCTGGCGTCACTTGCCGCGGCGGCGCAGTCGAACGCACCGACGCCCGGCTGA
- a CDS encoding hemerythrin domain-containing protein: MTTLTTPSPVLAAAAAHHDSLLTDLSRLTEAFITAVTEGPASQLQRAALVAFLHAELLPHAESEDALLYTAVRTPRTALLTRAMQDEHRMMRALVDEVEHAGSPMDAAVAASALVVLSEVRIAQENEHLLPSLEAAGLDLSRLLDGHPEITGDDDLAEPADGPSVADDAAARGRADGTIDGRRSVDLTGLDYYNRRHRMFTALQALAPGEEALLVSECGNDVSTWLRYEMEARLPQRYEWSSPQQEQGLTRTRVRCPEH; encoded by the coding sequence ATGACCACCTTGACCACACCATCTCCCGTCCTGGCCGCGGCCGCGGCGCATCACGACAGTCTGCTCACCGACCTGAGTCGGCTGACCGAGGCCTTCATCACCGCGGTCACCGAAGGCCCGGCATCCCAGTTGCAGCGAGCGGCACTGGTCGCCTTCCTACATGCCGAACTCTTGCCGCATGCCGAATCGGAGGACGCCCTGCTCTACACCGCGGTCCGCACACCGCGTACCGCGCTGCTGACCCGGGCCATGCAGGACGAGCACCGGATGATGAGGGCGCTGGTCGACGAGGTCGAGCACGCCGGCTCACCGATGGACGCGGCCGTGGCGGCCAGCGCGTTGGTGGTGCTGTCGGAGGTACGCATCGCGCAGGAGAACGAGCATCTGCTTCCCTCGCTGGAGGCAGCCGGGCTGGATTTGTCCCGGCTGCTGGACGGACATCCCGAGATCACCGGAGATGATGATCTTGCCGAGCCGGCCGATGGCCCGTCGGTTGCCGACGATGCCGCTGCCCGCGGACGGGCCGACGGGACGATCGACGGTCGTCGCTCGGTCGACTTGACCGGGTTGGACTACTACAACCGCCGGCATCGGATGTTCACCGCACTGCAGGCGTTGGCTCCCGGCGAGGAGGCCCTGCTGGTCAGCGAGTGCGGCAACGACGTGTCGACCTGGCTGCGTTATGAGATGGAAGCCCGGCTGCCGCAACGCTACGAGTGGTCGTCACCGCAGCAGGAGCAGGGGTTGACCAGAACACGAGTTCGCTGCCCCGAGCACTGA
- a CDS encoding pyridoxamine 5'-phosphate oxidase family protein produces MTFGASQQSTRPATQPPDRKDGPLLAELDHHECVVVLTEQTVGRIGWKSPDGQLILPVNFAFLGTEIGFRTSPYGPLAELVRPTPVAFEVDHLDERHLVAESVLIQGVSHAASNPDWVSPDWSVSVVPWAGGQRRLSIEITIHKITGRRITRG; encoded by the coding sequence ATGACCTTCGGCGCTTCCCAGCAATCCACTCGTCCAGCCACTCAGCCACCCGATCGCAAGGACGGTCCGTTGCTCGCCGAGCTCGATCATCACGAATGTGTCGTTGTGCTGACCGAGCAGACGGTCGGCCGGATCGGCTGGAAGTCACCCGACGGGCAGCTGATCCTGCCGGTGAACTTCGCCTTCCTGGGCACGGAGATCGGCTTTCGCACCTCGCCGTACGGTCCGCTGGCCGAACTGGTCCGGCCGACCCCGGTCGCCTTCGAGGTGGACCACCTGGACGAGCGTCACCTGGTCGCCGAGAGCGTGCTCATCCAAGGCGTCAGTCACGCCGCGTCGAACCCCGACTGGGTGTCCCCGGACTGGTCGGTTTCGGTGGTGCCCTGGGCCGGCGGTCAGCGTCGGTTATCGATCGAGATCACCATTCACAAGATCACCGGACGGCGGATCACCCGCGGCTGA
- a CDS encoding response regulator, whose translation MTENQADRPVRIFLLDDHQVVRNGIAELLGSVPGFEIVGEAGTAAEAVGRILACRPDVALLDMRLPDGSGIDVCREVRAALPHTYCLILTSYDDHDAVLSAVLAGASGYVLKEVRTAGLVEAIRQAAKGISLLDPAVIGEVMNRMQSQTGTDPRLKSLTEREREVLDLIAEGLTNRQIGERLFLTEKTVKNYASSLFAKLGLERRSQAAVFGAELRRQGHEQS comes from the coding sequence ATGACCGAGAACCAGGCGGACCGGCCCGTTCGGATCTTTCTGCTCGATGATCATCAAGTGGTCCGCAACGGGATCGCAGAACTGCTCGGATCCGTGCCCGGCTTCGAGATCGTCGGCGAAGCGGGCACCGCCGCGGAGGCGGTGGGCCGCATCCTGGCCTGCCGACCGGACGTGGCGCTGCTGGACATGCGGTTGCCGGACGGCAGCGGGATCGACGTCTGCCGCGAGGTCCGGGCTGCCCTGCCGCACACGTACTGCCTGATCCTGACTTCGTACGACGATCATGACGCGGTGCTGTCGGCGGTGCTGGCCGGAGCGTCGGGCTACGTGCTGAAGGAGGTCCGCACGGCCGGCCTGGTGGAGGCGATCAGACAAGCCGCCAAGGGCATTTCGCTGCTCGACCCGGCAGTGATCGGCGAGGTGATGAACCGGATGCAGTCACAGACCGGGACCGATCCGCGGTTGAAGAGCCTCACCGAGCGGGAGCGCGAGGTGCTGGATCTGATCGCCGAAGGGTTGACGAACCGGCAGATCGGCGAACGTCTCTTCCTGACCGAGAAGACGGTCAAGAACTACGCGTCGAGCCTGTTCGCCAAGCTGGGCTTGGAAAGGCGAAGTCAGGCCGCCGTCTTCGGCGCCGAATTGCGGCGCCAGGGGCACGAGCAGAGCTGA
- a CDS encoding CDP-glycerol glycerophosphotransferase: MKPQTLLRALVGQAPIAVAIGLALAAIADLRGHGVLGLIAAIGVAGEVEALPLLAVLHGPAQPFAVQLRGYRRPFEVPTGRSGMAIVGGIVLIMVLSMLTLPGWVAFVLMLIAGLGLLINLGLAFRARRGRDTQRTRIKDAVSAHQPAFVIYTGRRNNASYQLAMWIPILEKLQLPYLVVLRHPEALPSTQRVTGAPIVVLPTGSDLDSVIVPGLKIAFYVNGVAENTSFVTYRRLVHVYLGHGDSDKEMSVHPMHRMFDLVFVAGQAAIDRYAQAGLTMPAERFVIVGRPQMAGLQRAGRPIAEASPPTVLFAPTWRGYNAQTVLSSLPLGTKIVSALLDRGATVVFRPHPFSWLGAGERVEINAVDDLLRRDRESTGRPHRMAAEGRDVQLTDDFDACDALITDVGGALVDSFATGKPYAVVLPPGQSADTAATDYPSTAAAYLIEYAAVRGDGQHACTGLLDELLVTDPLRDRRAAVAHYYLGDHPGDDRPFLDAVRALLA, translated from the coding sequence ATGAAGCCGCAGACGCTGCTGCGCGCGCTGGTCGGACAGGCGCCGATCGCCGTCGCGATCGGGCTGGCGCTCGCTGCCATCGCCGACCTGCGTGGGCACGGGGTGCTCGGGCTGATCGCGGCGATCGGCGTCGCCGGCGAGGTCGAGGCCCTGCCGCTGCTGGCGGTCCTGCACGGACCGGCGCAGCCGTTCGCCGTTCAGCTGCGCGGTTATCGGCGGCCGTTCGAGGTGCCCACCGGCCGGAGCGGGATGGCGATCGTCGGCGGGATCGTGTTGATCATGGTGCTGTCGATGCTGACGCTGCCCGGCTGGGTCGCCTTCGTGTTGATGTTGATCGCGGGTCTCGGGTTGTTGATCAACCTCGGACTGGCGTTCCGGGCGCGTCGGGGACGGGACACGCAGCGGACTCGGATCAAGGACGCGGTGTCGGCCCATCAGCCGGCGTTCGTGATCTACACCGGCCGGCGCAACAACGCCTCGTACCAGTTGGCGATGTGGATCCCGATCCTGGAGAAGCTGCAGCTGCCCTACCTGGTGGTATTGCGGCATCCGGAGGCGTTGCCGTCGACGCAGCGGGTGACCGGCGCACCGATCGTGGTGCTGCCGACCGGCAGCGATCTGGACTCGGTGATCGTGCCGGGGCTGAAGATCGCCTTCTACGTCAACGGAGTCGCCGAGAACACCAGCTTCGTCACCTACCGGCGGCTGGTGCACGTCTACCTCGGTCACGGCGACTCCGACAAGGAGATGTCGGTGCATCCGATGCACCGGATGTTCGACCTGGTGTTCGTGGCCGGGCAGGCGGCGATCGACCGCTATGCCCAGGCCGGCTTGACGATGCCGGCGGAACGGTTCGTCATCGTCGGCCGGCCGCAGATGGCCGGACTGCAGCGCGCCGGACGGCCGATCGCCGAGGCGAGCCCGCCGACGGTGTTGTTCGCGCCGACCTGGCGCGGCTACAACGCGCAGACCGTGCTGAGCTCGCTGCCGCTGGGGACCAAAATCGTTTCGGCACTGCTGGATCGGGGCGCGACGGTCGTCTTCCGGCCGCACCCGTTCAGCTGGCTGGGTGCCGGCGAACGGGTCGAGATCAACGCGGTCGACGATCTGCTGCGCCGGGACCGGGAGAGCACCGGGCGTCCGCATCGGATGGCGGCCGAGGGCCGGGACGTCCAGCTGACCGACGACTTCGACGCCTGCGACGCGTTGATCACCGATGTCGGCGGAGCCCTGGTCGACTCCTTCGCCACCGGCAAGCCGTACGCCGTGGTGCTGCCGCCCGGCCAGTCGGCCGACACCGCCGCCACCGATTATCCGAGCACCGCCGCGGCCTACCTGATCGAGTACGCCGCCGTCCGGGGTGACGGCCAGCACGCCTGCACCGGCCTGCTGGACGAGCTCCTGGTCACCGACCCGCTGCGAGACCGCCGCGCCGCCGTAGCCCACTACTACCTGGGCGACCACCCCGGCGACGACCGCCCCTTCCTCGACGCCGTCCGCGCCCTGCTCGCCTGA
- a CDS encoding Lrp/AsnC family transcriptional regulator: MEKLDRQILSLLARDGRMSYTDIGKATGLSTSAAQQRVRKLEQRGVITGYRADISATALGMMLTAFIEVKPFFAEQPDDTPELLSDIEQIVSCYSVAGEANYLLKVQVASAAELEDLLAVIRSKGKVSTHTTVVLSVPYEERPIV, encoded by the coding sequence ATGGAGAAGCTCGACCGACAGATCCTCTCGTTGTTGGCCCGGGACGGGCGGATGTCATACACCGACATCGGCAAGGCCACGGGTCTGTCCACCTCCGCGGCGCAGCAACGGGTACGCAAGCTCGAGCAGCGGGGCGTGATCACCGGATATCGAGCCGACATCTCCGCCACCGCGCTCGGCATGATGCTCACCGCGTTCATTGAGGTGAAGCCGTTCTTCGCCGAGCAGCCCGACGACACCCCGGAACTGCTCAGCGACATCGAGCAGATCGTCTCCTGCTACTCGGTCGCCGGCGAGGCGAACTATCTGCTGAAGGTTCAGGTCGCCAGCGCCGCCGAATTGGAGGACCTGCTGGCCGTGATCCGCAGCAAGGGCAAGGTTTCCACGCACACCACGGTCGTGCTGTCGGTCCCGTACGAGGAGCGCCCGATCGTCTGA
- a CDS encoding pyridoxamine 5'-phosphate oxidase family protein, translated as MDANLPDIEDVQRTGRQPTRFIELTEAQCEAVLASQTIGRVGWQPPDGPLILPVTYLYDDHLIIFRTSAYGVLAGLVTRTRVAFEVDVLDHEQRLGSSVLVQGVSGPAPTKNWVPRWRMDDVLPWASGTRHLFIAITIKKLTGRIIARANPHTTPVSQQERS; from the coding sequence ATGGACGCGAACCTGCCGGACATCGAGGACGTCCAGCGCACCGGTCGGCAGCCGACTCGGTTCATCGAACTCACCGAGGCCCAGTGTGAGGCCGTGCTGGCCTCGCAGACCATCGGTCGGGTCGGCTGGCAACCGCCGGACGGACCGTTGATCCTCCCCGTCACCTACCTCTACGACGATCATTTGATCATCTTCCGGACCAGCGCGTACGGGGTGCTGGCCGGGTTGGTCACCCGCACCAGGGTCGCCTTCGAGGTCGACGTACTTGATCATGAACAACGCCTGGGCAGCAGTGTGCTAGTGCAAGGTGTCTCCGGGCCGGCGCCGACCAAGAACTGGGTGCCCCGGTGGCGGATGGACGACGTCCTGCCCTGGGCCAGTGGGACCCGCCACCTGTTCATCGCGATCACGATCAAGAAGCTCACCGGCCGGATCATCGCCCGGGCGAACCCACACACCACCCCCGTCTCACAGCAGGAACGATCATGA